One Lampris incognitus isolate fLamInc1 chromosome 18, fLamInc1.hap2, whole genome shotgun sequence genomic region harbors:
- the sox4a gene encoding transcription factor SOX-4a: protein MVQHMSHTDGAHAHSPGGDSTDTGEMDLEMDASTTPGSPSAGERSDVAWCKTPTGHIKRPMNAFMVWSQIERRKIMEQSPDMHNAEISKRLGKRWKLLKDTDKIPFIREAERLRLKHMADYPDYKYRPRKKAKSVSGAAKSDRGEKSGERSSKTAMKRSPVSKGVSRSNKQGGIKSSPQGQDYTSPPDHHTLFKSRSVSAARQIPEKQTRRGHMFGGAGSLESGPPSVGVPASPTLSSSAESSDPLSLYEEQSPAAGDSSSAAARLRYARASSPTPSASHSSSVSSSDEELEDERLDLNPSPGFESMSLGSMGFSDAELDRDLDWSFGECGAGSHFDFPDYCTPEVSEMISGDWLESTISNLVFTY from the coding sequence ATGGTGCAGCACATGAGCCACACGGACGGCGCGCACGCTCATTCACCTGGCGGGGACTCAACAGACACCGGCGAGATGGACCTGGAGATGGACGCGTCCACGACCCCCGGGTCCCCTTCGGCCGGGGAGCGGAGCGACGTAGCGTGGTGTAAAACTCCAACGGGACACATAAAGAGACCCATGAACGCCTTTATGGTCTGGTCCCAGATCGAGAGGAGGAAGATCATGGAGCAGTCGCCGGACATGCACAACGCCGAGATCTCCAagcggctgggcaagcgctggaAACTGCTCAAAGACACGGACAAGATCCCCTTCATCCGCGAGGCGGAGCGGCTCAGACTCAAACACATGGCCGACTACCCCGACTACAAGTACCGGCCCAGGAAGAAGGCCAAGTCGGTAAGCGGAGCGGCCAAGTCGGACCGCGGGGAGAAGAGCGGCGAGCGCAGCTCCAAGACCGCCATGAAAAGGAGCCCCGTGTCGAAAGGGGTGAGCAGGTCCAACAAGCAAGGGGGCATCAAGTCCAGCCCTCAAGGCCAGGACTACACATCTCCCCCCGATCACCATACGCTCTTCAAATCCAGGTCGGTGTCAGCGGCCAGGCAGATACCGGAGAAGCAGACGAGGCGTGGCCACATGTTTGGCGGGGCCGGCAGCCTGGAGAGCGGGCCTCCCTCCGTGGGAGTCCCAGCGAGTCCCACCCTCAGCTCCTCGGCGGAGTCCAGTGACCCGCTGAGCCTCTATGAGGAGCAGAGCCCTGCGGCCGGGGATTCGTCATCGGCCGCCGCGCGCCTCCGGTACGCGCGCGCCTCCTCCCCGACTCCGTCGGCCTCCCACTCATCCTCCGTCTCCTCGTCGGACGAGGAGCTCGAAGACGAGCGGCTCGACCTGAACCCGAGCCCCGGGTTCGAGAGCATGTCCCTGGGTAGCATGGGCTTCTCCGACGCGGAGCTGGACCGGGACTTGGACTGGAGCTTCGGGGAGTGCGGGGCGGGATCTCACTTTGACTTCCCCGACTACTGCACCCCCGAGGTCAGCGAGATGATCTCAGGAGACTGGCTGGAGTCCACCATCTCCAACCTGGTATTTACATACTGA